From Vicugna pacos chromosome 6, VicPac4, whole genome shotgun sequence, a single genomic window includes:
- the RDH11 gene encoding retinol dehydrogenase 11 isoform X3, with protein MIGVLLLLFLPFLLYIAAPQIRKMLSSGVCTSTVQLPGKVAVVTGANTGIGKETAKELAKRGARVYLACRDVQKGELVAREIQTMTGNQEVLARKLDLADTKSIRTFAEGFLAEEKHLHILINNAGVMMCPYSKTADGFEMHMGVNHLGHFLLTHLLLEKLKESAPSRVVNVSSLAHHLGRIHFHNLQGEKFYNAGLAYCHSKLANILFTKELARRLKDEEIESQHQELAQGHISSEL; from the exons ATGATTGGGGTCCTGCTCCtgctcttccttccctttctcctgtaCATCGCTGCACCCCAAATCAG GAAAATGCTGTCCAGCGGGGTGTGTACATCAACCGTCCAGCTTCCTGGGAAGGTAGCTGTGGTCACTGGAGCCAACACAGGCATCGGGAAGGAGACAGCCAAAGAGCTGGCTAAAAGAG GAGCCCGTGTATATTTAGCTTGTCGGGATGTGCAAAAGGGGGAATTGGTGGCCAGAGAGATCCAGACCATGACAGGGAACCAAGAGGTATTGGCGCGGAAACTGGACTTGGCTGATACGAAATCTATTCGAACCTTTGCTGAGGGCTTCCTAGCAG AGGAAAAGCATCTCCACATTTTGATCAACAACGCAGGAGTGATGATGTGTCCCTACTCCAAGACAGCAGATGGCTTTGAGATGCACATGGGAGTCAACCATTTAG GTCACTTCCTCCTGACCCATCTGCTGCTAGAGAAGCTGAAGGAATCAGCCCCATCAAGGGTAGTGAATGTGTCTTCCTTAGCACATCACCTGGGAAGGATCCACTTCCATAACCTGCAGGGTGAGAAATTCTACAATGCAGGTCTGGCGTACTGTCACAGCAAGTTAGCCAACATTCTCTTTACCAAGGAACTGGCCCGGAGACTAAAAG atgaggaaattgagtcaCAGCATcaagaacttgcccaaggtcacatatctTCTGAGTTGTAA